Proteins found in one Planococcus citri chromosome 2, ihPlaCitr1.1, whole genome shotgun sequence genomic segment:
- the LOC135836341 gene encoding uncharacterized protein LOC135836341 has translation MGVDVLSCRQVTFSGCVPAEAANNSINRSSVKRCLFGPVDHNEAMSFFEKEMAKMEKEKMNQYNFDFVQGKPLKGAYQWQKVSTTFKVTKVKSPKKTKCPVRNLKNRRQTTITDYIKVTKCSNNNNIEQSRKQ, from the exons ATGGGCGTCGATGTGTTATCCTGCCGTCAAGTTACCTTCTCGGGATGTGTTCCTGCCGAAGCCGCAAATAACTCTATTAATCGGTCGTCTGTCAAAAGATGTCTTTTTGGGCCGGTCGATCACAACGAAGCGATGTCCTTTTTCGAGAAAGAAATGGCCAAGAtggaaaaagagaaaatgaaCCAGTACAACTTCGATTTCGTCCAAGGGAAACCCCTCAAAGGAGCTTACCAATGGCAAAAGGTCTCAACCACGTTCAAAGTTACCAAAGTTAAATCACCGAAAAAGACAAAGTGTCCTgtgaggaatttgaaaaatagaagacAAACAACCATTACCG ATTACATTAAAGTAACAAAATgcagtaataataataatatagagCAGTCCAGAAAGCAGTAG